Below is a genomic region from Sebastes umbrosus isolate fSebUmb1 chromosome 20, fSebUmb1.pri, whole genome shotgun sequence.
gttaaagggactgtttgtaactttttaagcgtataaatgtagcgggtcgccacacatgcgcactcgcatatgcgcgttcgcgtgtggccgctgcctctcctcctctgcctgccttcactcagagagcgcgcgcgttctcagctcgctccacctctagacgtgaacgcgcgctcactccacactgcagaagagttggtttagctctgagaatatctagtgaatgttcagtggacgtttgtgcagaaataaatgctgcagctcctccagaccaacagaggtttcccgtgtcttgtgaagtgacggagctcctagtaacgttatcatctcgttaccgactgggtgccggtgtctccctgctctctccggctgcgggcggagagagcagggagacacgctgcagagccccgctgcttcagcctgcactgaggcagtaaaagccaacactaggatcagatctaaatcatgttcatggagagaccttcgtctggtcagctaacattactgccaagcagctgaaatatagagtgatattgtgcttttagctgacgtgtgtcgcctcactgttttgagcgatgctcgttcaggtatatttagagcgagcaagcgcgagctcgacgctgactttcgttgatttcacggccacaggtgtcgctgttaagaagcatttctgaaagttacaaatagtccctttaaatgtgatcAAGGGTTAATATTGGTGATGGTGGAAAGAGCCTCTAGGTGGCAATGTGCGCATTTTATTCTCAAAAAcccccgaagaagaagaagtcttcCGGAAACACGTCACTCCTCAAGCGGAAGCAGAAAAACCCAAGATGGAGGTGGACGGAGCTGAGCATGTaggtgtatttttttctgtcgtTTTCTGGGTTTAATTGTTGATATATAGTCAAAGTAACGTTTCTAGCACGCCGTGAGTCGAATAGGTATGTTAAACCGGTTGTGAATGAACGAATGGCTGTGTGACTTTGCTGTACATAGATGAAATAACCacttaattcacaacattagaTGTTAGTCTGCCGGTTTGCTGTCTCATTgtagctaacagctagctcagGCTCACTGTCAGCTAGCTCTGAGATAGCTACTCTGAATGACTGATAGCAGCGTCATTGTTACAATATACAACGACTGTTCAGTATAGTTTAAAGTAACCAACTAATAGTTTGAGGATGAGCACGCGTTAGAGAAGCTACCGCGATATCTCAGCGCGAGTTAGCTCAGGTAGCTCGCGAGCTACTAGCCTAATGTTAGTCAGCAGATTTAACATAGAGAGGTCAttatagagagagagcagataACGCCACATTGTAGCCCACTTTGTTATTGTATTGTTGCACAAACTGGTTATAGATGACGGTATTTTGCTGTCTTTAAATAACGTTATGAAAAaaactcctgctggtttacaaagcactacatcagcaacctttactatcaaaagagccattcaaggcaaaaacaacaaaaacagatttgtttggagccgcaaaacatgtgcaGTGAGGTAGGGGCCACTTTGAGGGAAAAGAAATCTgggattacgagaataaagtcataatattacgagataaagtcataactttacgagataaagtcataatattacgagataaagtcatcactttacgagataaagtcataatattacgagataaagtcataatattacgagataaagtcataactttacgagataaagtcataatattacgagataaagtcatcactttacgagataaagtcataatattacgagataaagtcataatattacgagataaagtcataactttacgagataaagtcataatattacgagataaagtcataactttacgagataaagtcataatattacgagataaagtcataatattacgagataaagtcataatattacgagataaagtcataatattacgagataaagtcataatattacgagataaagtcataactttacgagaataaagtcatattacgagataaagtcataatattacgagataaagtcataactttacgagataaagtcataatattacgagataaagtcataatattacgagataaagtcataactttacgagataaagtcataatattacgagataaagtcataactttacgagataaagtcataatattacgagataaagtcataatattacgagataaagtcataactttacgagataaagtcataatattacgagataaagtcataatattacgagataaagtcataactttacgagataaagtcataatattacgagataaagtcataatattacgagataaagtcataatattacgagataaagtcataatattacgagataaagtcataactttacgagataaagtcatattacgagataaagtcatattacgagataaagtcataatattacgagataaagtcataatattacgagataaagtcatattacgagataaagtcataactttacgagataaagtcatattacgagataaagtcataatattacgagataaagtcataatattacgagataaagtcatattacgagataaagtcataatattacgagataaagtcataactttacgagataaagtcataactttacgagataaagtcataacattacgagataaagtcataactttacgagataaagtcatattacgagataaagtcataatattacgagataaagtcatcactttacgagataaagtcatattacgagataaagtcataatattacgagataaagtcatattacgagataaagtcataactttacgagataaagtcataatattacgagataaagtcataacattacgagataaagtcataactttacgagataaagtcataatattacgagataaagtcataactttacgagataaagtcataatattacgagataaagtcataactttacgagataaagtcataactttacgagataaagtcataactttacgagataaagtcataatattacgagataaagtcataactttatgagataaagtcataatattacgagataaagtcataatattacgagataaagtcataactttacgagataaagtcataatattacgagataaagtcataatattacgagataaagtcataacattacgagataaagtcataatattacgagataaagtcataatattacgagataaagtcataactttacgagataaagtcataactttacgagataaagtcataacattacgagataaagtcataatattacgagataaagtcataactttacgagataaagtcataactttacgagataaagtcataacattacgagataaagtcataatattacgagataaagtcataatattacgagataaagtcataatattacgagataaagtcatattacgagataaagtcataactttacgagataaagtcatattacgagataaagtcataatattacgagataaagtcataatattacgagataaagtcataactttacgagataaagtcataatattacgagataaagtcataatattacgagataaagtcataactttacgagataaagtcataactttacgagataaagtcataatattacgagataaagtcataactttacgagataaagtcatattacgagataaagtcataatattacgagataaagtcttatctttacgagaaaaaaagaaaataacttgaaaaattactactactatacatatatatactaatattatgactattctcataatattgtgactttttcctcgttatattgtgactttattatcaaaatctcctctattttcctcaatgtggccctaatactccatcgtaccgtcgtaccatagacctacaacaatgataaattaaaatgtaaacagaaaaacagttattcatttcaactaattaaaaaaaaaactccagagagaggagctaaagagccacaggTTGCAGACCCTTGCACTacatggtttagggccaaaatacactTCTGATCTTCTATGTTATGAGGCATCCAGatctctcaggtcatctggatcaggtctgcttagtgtcccccagagtcaaaactaaacatgcagaagcagcgttcagtttttatgcaccacatatctggaacaagctcccagaaacctgcaggaccaactccaactccaactgagttcttttaaatcaaagcttcaaactttcctgtttgctgctgccttttattaaaccagataatgatcttatactgcactagagcttttactcttgtgtgttatactctattttagcttctatcctagcttgccttgtttttattttctaatctttaatgttttttacaactgttttaattatggcttaatttcttttgcactttgtcgcaatgttcttgaatgtttatgtaaagcactttgaattgccctgttgctgaaatgtgctatacaaataaagctgccttgccatAATTGAGTCAACACTTTAGCAGCATGAACTCGGCTTGATGAGTTGCCAATCAGTGTTCACAGGTGTTCATTGCATTTTGTGTGGTTTCATGTAATATGGCATTATTATTTGACATTCAGTTGTTTCAACTGTCATTTATCAAGTAAATACTCTGGTATATTCTCTGAttctagcttctcaaatgtgagggtttgctgctttttgttgtttcatattattataaattggATGTCTTGAGGGTTTCTACTGTTGTTGGACAAAACATCGTTTTTTTGAAGACATTACTGGGACTTAAAATGTTTCActatttgttttacattttacagaccaaacaattaacTGAAATTAATATTCAACagataaatcaataatgaagttaaattaaagtttgatgattattttcattttacagatgGAGATGGGGGACATTAAAGGTGGCTCAGGGCTTCGGCAGTACTACTTATCTAAGATAGAAGAGTTACAGGTAAGAAAATATTATATCTGCAAACTTTCAGCCGTTAATGTGAATTGTACAATTTCTGCTCGCCTGTCAATCCTGAATCGCTGTTTTTCTCAACAGTTGACAGTAAATGACAAGAGCCAGAATCTCAGACGTCTGCAGGCACAGAGAAATGAGCTCAATGCCAAAGGTACACTATTCTTCATCAGTGCATTTTGAAATATGTCATTCTATCACataaagctgtatggaaacttTCCCTGTGGgtgaaaaaattaaatttcttTCTGCTTTTTGTCTCTCAGTGCGTCTCCTTCGTGAGGAGCTGCAGTTACTACAGGAGCAGGGGTCCTACGTAGGGGAAGTGGTTAGGGTCATGGACAAAAAGAAAGTGCTGGTCAAGGTATGCTGTGTACTAGAATGTATTTTCTGCCACACTATATTTTGAGCATGAGTTGACTGTTTAAATTAACATGTGTCCTCATCATTTCAGGTGCATCCAGAAGGAAAATTTGTCGTGGACGTGGACAAGAACATTGACATCAATGATGTTAGTATTAtagttattgtcattttaatattAGTTACTTGAATTGTTTTCCCACTGTATCTTTACAATAACAAAGCATTATGCCTTTCACTTGTACCCACCATAGAACAAGACTGAATAGCAAATCAATCGAGCCACATTTGCTCCCTGTTACAGTCATTTGTTATGATAAAGGAGGATTTCATGTCAGGAAACATTAAACCTGAAGTATTCTATCATCCCTTTGTCATTTCTGCATCAGGTGACTCCCAATTGCCGCGTGGCTCTGCGTAACGACAGCTATACCCTGCACAAGATCTTGCCCAACAAGGTGGACCCTCTGGTGTCCCTTATGATGGTGGAGAAGGTGCCAGACTCTACCTATGAAATGATTGGTGGTCTGGATAAGCAGATCAAGGAGATCAAGGAAGTGATTGAGCTGCCTGTCAAGCACCCAGAGCTGTTTGAGGCTTTAGGCATTGCACAGCCTAAGGTGAGTGATTGACAAGAGAGCTGATGATTGCACAAGAGCTGAACAAATGCTTTTTTCATTGTACTGattcttaaccctctgagacccgtgACTGTACTTTCAGAgactgtagcaggttcagttttagagctagactgaaggtactgatatcatatgaaactagaaagcctaagGGACCATTGgaacaggggtcccttgacctctcacctcaacatatgtgaattaaaatgggttatatggctacccacaagtctcccctttacagacatgcccactttatgataatcacatgcaattttgggcaaaaccatgcagtttttgtctattctaaaaatgatgtatttgaatatttttgtatactgggctccctaaacagtcttgaaattgCATAAAGTGGGTTTGACTGGAAAGccgagactctggtggatccagtTAGCCCAActgcattcatgtgtgatgagGTTAGTcgccataggagccatttcatatagtgagcaacttatgagacataatagagcatgtgaatgaccatcatatacttctatcataatgtccTTAGCCCTTATCATAGTTCAGGTCGAAATACTACAGTGTGCTTCTGAAGCTGATAGTGACACCACCATGTCTGCCTTGCTGAAATGTCTCACTGAGACACAAACCATGGCCTTTCAGATAAAGAAGTGTCTAAAGCCACTCtgtatattgttgctttgtatgagactttttattcattttttttggttGCATTTTGAGATTAGTTGCAGGTTTATTTAAGAGTTGAGAATATTTTCTCTTAAAACCCTTCGGAAAATGTTCAAACTACATTGTCAACCAGCtaaaaaacaactgtatttagGTTACTTGGAGATACAACGATCTTACATGACAACagtgtagggctgcaacaaatgattattttcagtgtGGATTAATATACTGATCGTCGTCATTGTTGCTTGAAAGTGACTGAAACTATTGATAGATGATCAAATAGTTGCAGgataattttctgacattcaaGTAATTGTTGCTGCTCTAGTCATATGTTGTATCTGACAGTGTACAGACGGTTCAGATTTCTGTTGTGCTTTGAATGTGTGCAGGGCGTGCTGCTGTACGGTCCCCCCAGGCACAGGGAAGACCCTGCTGGCCAGAGCTGTGGCCCACCACACTGACTGTACCTTCATCAGGGTGTCCGGCTCTGAGTTGGTCCAGAAGTTCATTGGAGAGGGTGAgctcttctgtctcttcttttATCAAATTCATTTCCATTCTTGGTTAATTTTTCAAAACTATCTGGTTTTATAATCATGATTTCTTCCTCTCTTGCGCCAGGTGCCCGTATGGTGCGTGAGCTGTTCGTCATGGCCAGAGAACATGCTCCCTCCATCATCTTTATGGACGAGATCGACTCCATCGGGTCGTCTCGTCTGGAGGGCGGCTCAGGTGGTGACAGTGAGGTACAGAGGACAATGCTGGAGCTGCTCAATCAGCTGGACGGTTTTGAGGCCACCAAGAACATCAAggtagcacacacacatgaaataaTTCCCTTTGTCTTTTGATCAGATCAACTTTTCACACATATACTGACTGTATTTCATTATATAGTTACTTAAATCATTATGCATGTGTAAATGTGGTTTTATAGTGTGCATAGGGCAGCCGGTCCCTCAGCTAAAGTATTTCTTTCGTTGCTAGTTATAAACAGATTTAAGGAcattttaaagtgtttattatgtacagtattttcaaCAGTTTAACTTATCCGatgaagacatattttatattattacgacttttatatTGCCATTCATCTCTTCATATAATAGCATCCAGTTATGGATGCTTCACAGTAGGTGTTTTAAGTTGTAGACCAATATATCAATTAACACTTAGAAATACCTTAAATCTGCCAtattagtgtgttataaaccatttattaaatcTTTATATACTGTTCTCAATGCACAGtataaactagggatgcaccgatccaactttttccctcctgataccgagtactgatccgataccagtgtttaattaataagctgtatgcctcactgtgtgaggtgactgggatcattttttatgtataaggcaacatcaggctcgacttaaacattgctttcttaactttgtaaaacaaaacacaacaaataaatCCATAGACATTTattgaattgatatttattattaaattaataatcgTACATCAGCAacgtggtaaaaaaaaatctacaaaatgaacaggaatcaCAACTCAACTGTAAACtgttaatgcagcaacaaattggacaaaacttaaacaggaattcaaattacagtatataatgtatatagtattatatacatataggaatgaattgaatagatcggccccattgtcaccaatacctGCTCCAGCTaattgagtcagtatcggtgcatccctagtataaACGCATtagtagtatttatttatacaactTAATTATCCAAATACTCTAATAACAAGGGGTGTCTAGCTTTCCCTCTCAAGATGGTTCAATACATATCTCGATACATGGTCTCCAATACGATATAAAAATGATAGTGAACCATGTAACGATTCAATACGGTTTGATATAGCACTACTTCGTAACGATACGATTCGGCTCCAATCTGATTCAGTTTAACTTAATTCATAATATTCTCAGGCTGTCATATATTTTCTATACCAATATTGCTCATTAGCCatagttgtaatttaatgataaGAACCTTTATTTCAACTGTTGGTTGCCTTTTATCTGTACTGATGATGTGATGGAATACTATGAATTAGTGACATGGTGTCCCAATATTTCACTGCATCCACTGACAATGGCCAAAAACTAGACTGTTGACATCATCTGTACCCAACATGTATTGGTTaattgttacacccctactaaTAACTACATcaatttgttttgttatagTTTGACTAAAattcactttctctctcaggTCATTATGGCCACCAACCGTATTGACATCCT
It encodes:
- the psmc5 gene encoding LOW QUALITY PROTEIN: 26S proteasome regulatory subunit 8 (The sequence of the model RefSeq protein was modified relative to this genomic sequence to represent the inferred CDS: deleted 1 base in 1 codon) — its product is MEVDGAEHMEMGDIKGGSGLRQYYLSKIEELQLTVNDKSQNLRRLQAQRNELNAKVRLLREELQLLQEQGSYVGEVVRVMDKKKVLVKVHPEGKFVVDVDKNIDINDVTPNCRVALRNDSYTLHKILPNKVDPLVSLMMVEKVPDSTYEMIGGLDKQIKEIKEVIELPVKHPELFEALGIAQPKGVLLYGPPGTGKTLLARAVAHHTDCTFIRVSGSELVQKFIGEGARMVRELFVMAREHAPSIIFMDEIDSIGSSRLEGGSGGDSEVQRTMLELLNQLDGFEATKNIKVIMATNRIDILDSALLRPGRIDRKIEFPPPNEEARLDILKIHSRKMNLTRGINLRKIAELMPGASGAEVKGVCTEAGMYALRERRVHVNQEDFEMAVAKVMQKDSEKNMSIKKLWK